In Dermacentor andersoni chromosome 4, qqDerAnde1_hic_scaffold, whole genome shotgun sequence, the following proteins share a genomic window:
- the LOC126538411 gene encoding uncharacterized protein, whose protein sequence is MASSDNNGATAPKAEEEKDHSVLQRPIVLGVQGVRQIMQCMSSGSREVKDVLLNECSVLFECKVCRSLFRSLANLLAHKRVYCTQHLCEAMPLCALSAPSEEPPQPSTTAELQLMPIVGTASAVYQRVHHEGKQPQQPQDKGPSSSQATSSRTSYLSARSDCDLSRLMCLNCDTTYTSVKTLYLHMVSLHSTTRRYYPCPLCRASFVQMWGVTRHLVSVHGQTKEQIVQLRDSIRGGVQLRKSRLQHMVDCLLRNNGTATVCSRCGRPATACPCHHHRADRPAKARRKGVPRRRLPLVSNADRTSGAATVDRTVQQQQRSANKRISPAMERKILAIIDYDRLACLRCERLFSSFSSLRRHAAVHLGYSRYQCTRCSYQSYNRADCRSHVQRVHADAAHDAERMIVHVPGEEEGGHPMATRFPRLDSLSTLVTRSGAYPKRPPPLGPQK, encoded by the coding sequence GCACCGAAGGCAGAGGAGGAGAAGGACCACTCGGTGCTGCAGCGGCCCATCGTGCTAGGTGTGCAGGGTGTGCGGCAGATAATGCAGTGCATGAGCAGTGGCAGCCGCGAGGTCAAGGACGTGCTACTCAACGAGTGCAGCGTGCTCTTCGAGTGCAAAGTGTGCCGCAgcctgttccgcagcctggcCAACCTGTTGGCTCATAAGCGCGTCTACTGCACGCAACACTTGTGTGAGGCAATGCCACTATGTGCGCTCTCGGCGCCATCGGAGGAGCCGCCACAGCCGAGCACCACTGCCGAGTTGCAGCTGATGCCCATTGTGGGCACCGCGAGCGCTGTGTACCAGCGGGTGCACCATGAGGGcaagcagccgcagcagccgcaGGACAAGGGACCGTCCTCGAGCCAGGCGACCTCATCTCGGACGAGCTATCTGTCGGCGCGCAGTGACTGCGACCTGTCCCGGCTGATGTGCCTCAACTGCGACACGACGTACACATCTGTCAAGACGCTCTACTTGCACATGGTGTCATTGCACTCGACTACGCGCCGCTACTACCCGTGTCCCTTGTGCCGCGCCAGCTTTGTGCAGATGTGGGGAGTCACACGCCACCTTGTAAGTGTGCATGGTCAGACCAAGGAGCAGATTGTTCAGCTGCGTGACAGCATCCGTGGTGGTGTCCAGCTGCGCAAGAGCCGACTGCAGCACATGGTCGACTGCCTGCTGCGTAACAATGGCACTGCCACGGTCTGCAGCCGGTGCGGACGGCCAGCCACTGCCTGCCCTTGCCACCACCACCGGGCGGACCGACCAGCCAAGGCCCGCCGTAAGGGCGTGCCGCGGCGTAGGCTGCCACTCGTGTCGAACGCAGACAGGACTAGTGGTGCTGCCACCGTCGACAGGACAgtgcagcagcaacagcgcaGTGCCAACAAGCGCATCTCACCGGCCATGGAACGCAAGATCCTGGCCATCATTGACTACGACCGGCTAGCATGCCTGCGGTGCGAGCGGCTCTtctcaagcttctcgagccttcgCCGGCATGCGGCCGTGCACTTGGGCTACAGCCGGTACCAGTGCACTCGCTGCAGCTACCAATCGTACAACCGTGCCGACTGCCGCAGCCATGTGCAGCGCGTGCACGCGGACGCAGCGCATGATGCCGAGCGCATGATTGTGCACGTGCCGGGCGAAGAGGAGGGCGGCCACCCAATGGCTACGCGCTTCCCGCGCCTCGACTCGCTCTCTACACTGGTCACTCGCTCGGGCGCCTACCCCAAGAGGCCACCGCCTCTCGGGCCTCAAAAGTAG